A window from Mangifera indica cultivar Alphonso chromosome 2, CATAS_Mindica_2.1, whole genome shotgun sequence encodes these proteins:
- the LOC123199342 gene encoding protein FLOWERING LOCUS T-like: MDGEDYGESASRETRESASRDPLVVGRVVGDVLDNFTKSIAFTASYGHKLEVHNGVLLKPSQVAKQPRVSIGGSDFRNFYTLVMVDPDAPSPSDPHLKEYLHWLVIDIPESTGATYGKEVVSYESPKPTVGIHRFVFVLFRQPGKQPVYAPGWRQNFVTRDFAELYNLGSPVAALFFNCQKETKTSTSSSSSSRRR, from the exons ATGGATGGAGAGGACTATGGTGAAAGTGCTTCCAGGGAGACTAGGGAAAGTGCTTCCAGAGATCCTCTTGTTGTTGGGCGAGTTGTGGGAGACGTTCTTGACAACTTTACTAAGTCTATTGCTTTCACTGCTAGCTATGGCCACAAGCTGGAAGTTCACAATGGTGTTTTACTCAAGCCCTCTCAAGTTGCCAAACAACCTAGGGTTTCTATTGGTGGAAGTGATTTCAGGAACTTCTACACTTTG GTCATGGTGGATCCTGATGCACCCAGTCCAAGTGACCCCCACCTTAAAGAGTACTTGCATTG GTTGGTGATTGATATTCCAGAAAGTACAGGAGCAACTTATG GCAAAGAGGTTGTTTCTTATGAGAGCCCAAAGCCAACAGTGGGGATTCACAGGTTTGTTTTTGTGCTGTTTCGGCAACCGGGGAAACAGCCTGTGTATGCACCAGGGTGGCGCCAGAACTTCGTAACCAGAGACTTTGCTGAGCTTTACAATCTTGGCTCCCCCGTGGCTGCCCTTTTTTTCAATTGCCAAAAGGAGACTAAGACCTCTACTAGCTCATC